CAAGAAAGACAAGTGATCTTTGCCTGGGCCTATTTTTAGGAATGGTTTAATTATCTACACCCCCAAGTGTTAACactggaaaataaacaaatgggtgaaAGGCATCATAAAAGAGTCACTCTGAGATCAACAGTTTCATGGTATGCAAAAATAATTGgggatgaagaaaatatttagatCATTTCTCTAGCAGTCCTTACTGACACAAGGCAGGCCAGAATTTGCAAAAAGCTTTAACAGGAATTGCCAAATTGATGAATTCAAACTGTTCAGACCGCAGGGTTCAGAGAGGTTTCAGGTTTAAAATATAACCagtgagaaaactataattcaatagCTGGTTTTCAGTGAACCACTACCTTACAGTGGACAAAAATTAATTTGCGAGGTTATATAGTTATGCAAACGGGTAGAAAATGCTCATCAGTTTCCacaatgaaatatatttatatctacattATTTATTCTCACTTAAATAAGTAGGGAAAAACCAACCACGATTCTCTTGTCAGGCTAGAAAGGTATTATAGTTAATAATCATGACATCACTAACTACCTGGTATTCATAATTATGCTAATTTATACGATTATCTAGGGGAAGATAACAATtagaaatttaccaaaaaaaaaaaaaagctgaatatTTTGTTCCAAATTATACTCCTCTCCTGCCAAAATAATATCTGGTAATTAACTAATTTTCTAAGAAGAGCTCAGATATGAATACAGACAATTCAAACTCTCTTCGTTACATAGATATTACACCCTGCCGTTTCCTTATTTCATCTTAATCTATTAATGGAACATAATCTTACCGGAAAAGGAAAAATGTTGTCAGCCCTGTTCAAGCTATCTTCCATCCAGGATTTAGGAGCAAAGGCAGAGCTGGGGCGAGCATACTTCTGGAGCTGAATATGATTGCTTGCAAAATTTTTCTTCAAAGGCGAGATGGAGTTCAGGGGCGTTATTCCTCCATTCAGCCCTCTGCGGTGATCTCGGCCTTGGGAACCTCCCCAGCCACCATATCCACCACCTCCTGGGCTCCAGGAAGAAGACGGTGTAGGAGAGGGACTCTGGTAGCTGCTCCATGGAGAGGGGGGCTTGTTAAGATTATTCGCCAAATGAGGCAGCTGGTTAAAAGCAGCATTTCTATGTGTGAAAGGTGGGGGATGGGGACTGGCAGGAGACCTCCTTTGCTGCTGATGCTGGCTGTGATGATGCTGGAAATGAGGGTGATGGGGGTGGTGCTGTGAGAGAGGCCCGATCTGAGGAGAGAAACTGCCTCCAAAGCCAGGGCTGACATGATGGGGAAAATTTTGAAACAACAGAGCACCGTTATTAGCCGAAGCAGCCGGGACCCCTCCCTGGTGAAAGAAACTTGCATCTTCATTGATGATTGTAGAGGAGGAAGGTGCTATCGCTGCTGACCAGTTACTGAAACCAGTAAGAGACGACGCGCTAGACGTCAAGGGTTGGGTTGAAGTACCTAGCCCCGTGGCTTCTTGATAATCAAACCCTGTCAACACTGGTGATTCGATTCTTATTTTCTCCTTCCCGTTGCCATTTTCTGAAGAATTGTCCCCTTGATTTTCTTCAGATTTTGCTTTCTCAGTTTCAGGCAGTATTCCAGCTTCCTGACCTGGACTGGGGGAGAGCTGCTGCTTTTCTAAAGGGTCTTGCTGTTCCTGTTGCTGACTTTTTGCCTTTTCTGATCCCAAGATCTCATCCTGAATGTTATGGGTAGCCGGAGCAGGAAAGAGCCAAGCTGACCCGGCACTGCTGCCATTGGCAGCTgtgttattatttataaaagcagcagggctgggggtggcatTTTGGTGATGGTGTGGAGGCTGCAGATGTGGATGGAATCTGACTGGAAAAGCAGATTTATTCCCAGTATTGCTTTGCACTAGCACTCCAAACCCGTAATcccccatttattatttttaggctCAGAATCTtatgataaaaagaaacaacaacctGATGTCTCACGCCTTTGTATCCTCTACCCTAAATTTAAGTTGCTTGTttgaaatgtcttatttttagCTAGCTCAAAGATCGCAGCTTATCACCCTAAATAGTACAGATTTGGAATTCTGGtctctgaaagaaaaaagaaaaaaactaaaaaaaaaaaaaaaatgtcttaaaacATTGACATGAATCCAACTTATTCTAGGAGGGAATAAAAACGGAGAGGGTAAAAATCAAGTCTTTGGTTAGTAAAATAGGCGCTTTCTTTTTCCAAAGGAAAACGTACATGAATGACAAAAACACAGCTTCTCAAGCATCTATGGATGTAGAAGAATAAGCATTGCGcggagtaaaaatatatatatatatataatttaacaatCACATATGGTCTTCTTCAGCAGTTTAGATTCACTCACATAAAAATTAGAATAGGGCTAAGGGGAGAATACGTTCTTTTCTTGGCagcttggttaaaaaaaatcaggaataatTTAagaacattatatattatatatttatatatatagattataTTAGGTTATTTGGGGTGGGAGGCGAATTCCTGGTTGCGGGAGAGGAAATCAGCATTGACTAATGGAAAGATGATTGCAGGGAAGTTTCTGCTGTTCCTGGTCCTGTTTCTGATCTTTCACGGGGTGCAGTTTTGGCCTCTGGGGCTGTTCTTGAAGCTCTGGGTGCAGATCTTGCTGCTGTCGCTGTTCCTGGGGCTCCCcccggcctcccctcccccatgaaaTGGGTTGGAAACACCCGTTTCTCCCTCTTGGGGATGTCGCGATCAGGACGGATTAGCGAGACTCGACGAGGAAAAGCTGGCGGCCCCGGGGTGCGGGGACCAAGGGGGCGACCTGGAAGGTCCTGCGGTTTCGGCCTCTACCCCTCTCTGCGGCTCCggggtttttttccctcatgGGACCCAGGGGCGGTTTGTTCAGTTCTCTCAGTTCGATTCTCCGCAGgggggaaagaagaggaaaaataggAAAACCCCACCAGCGTAGTTACTCTAAAAGAGAAGGGCCTTCCCCCCTTTGCTCGCTcgctctcttttttcccccagatttttttaaaaactgtaatttaGAAGGCTTTTGTTTCTCCTCACGGTTGCTGGGCCGTCGTCGCCGCCGCCGTCGCTTTACCCCGGTCCCGCAGTCCCCGCTGTCGTAGTTGGGGACTCCGCCTGGctcttcttctctcctccttcctcctctgctgtcgccgctgccgccgccgccgccgccgctgccaccGCTGCCACCGCCTCCCGGTGCCCGGGTTCAGCAGCCGCGGCTGAGTCCCTCTCCTCAGGACCGAGCCGAGTGAAATGACAACCAGCTGGAAAGACCGAGAGACACTTCCGGTTCGAAGAgggaggggtgggttagggaagACACCCCGCCCACCTGCCGAAAAGCCAATCAGCTGCTAGAATTCAGATTAGGCCACGCCCCTCGGCTCAGGCGCCCTCCCAGGAAGGTCGAAAAGTTATCTCGAGAGACGCCCCTTCCGTCTGCGCCTCGCCCAGTGAGGCCCGGCGCCTGGAACCCGCTCCCCCGACCCAGAGTGAGCGCAACTGGTCGCCATCTTTAGTGTGGGCAAAGGACTCCTGCGCTGTTTATCTCGCCTAACCACGTTCTGCAGGAGGAGTATAGCGGGATGCGTGGAAGAGAACGGATTCCTCTAGCACTTCGGTAAAGAGTCCAGGTGTGGGAGATCTGTGGGGCAACCCCTGAAACCGCGGATGAACGGGAGGACTGCCCATAGTAAACGTGGTTCCCCAGGCATCACGTGCTTTGACCGGAGCTCCTCCCCAGAGGGATCTGGAAGAGGAGGCGGGTTTTCCTGGCAGCTGTGCGGTGCCTGGAGTTGCGTATGTCCTTGTCGTGAATGTAGACCTCACGCGGGACTCTCCCTTCACCttccattcccccacccccactactCCTCTTGGTTTAGGCTCCCGTCTGGTGCAGTCTCAGGCACAAAGATACAGCTGCTGTAAACGTCTGTGGCTGAGCCCTCATTCCCATCCGGCTCTAGTGTACCCTTCCCGCTTACTAGAGGGACATTTCCAAAACGAAAAGCTTGTTAGGGAACTCACCTGCTCAGACCTCTCTGCGACGGCCCACTACCTCCTTGAAAAAGACCA
This window of the Mesoplodon densirostris isolate mMesDen1 chromosome 3, mMesDen1 primary haplotype, whole genome shotgun sequence genome carries:
- the CPEB4 gene encoding cytoplasmic polyadenylation element-binding protein 4 is translated as MGDYGFGVLVQSNTGNKSAFPVRFHPHLQPPHHHQNATPSPAAFINNNTAANGSSAGSAWLFPAPATHNIQDEILGSEKAKSQQQEQQDPLEKQQLSPSPGQEAGILPETEKAKSEENQGDNSSENGNGKEKIRIESPVLTGFDYQEATGLGTSTQPLTSSASSLTGFSNWSAAIAPSSSTIINEDASFFHQGGVPAASANNGALLFQNFPHHVSPGFGGSFSPQIGPLSQHHPHHPHFQHHHSQHQQQRRSPASPHPPPFTHRNAAFNQLPHLANNLNKPPSPWSSYQSPSPTPSSSWSPGGGGYGGWGGSQGRDHRRGLNGGITPLNSISPLKKNFASNHIQLQKYARPSSAFAPKSWMEDSLNRADNIFPFPDRPRTFDMHSLESSLIDIMRAENDSIKGRLNYSYPGSDSSLLINGQSSLFPMEDGFLDDGRGDQPLHSGLGSPHCFTHQNGERVERYSRKVFVGGLPPDIDEDEITASFRRFGPLIVDWPHKAESKSYFPPKGYAFLLFQDESSVQALIDACIEEDGKLYLCVSSPTIKDKPVQIRPWNLSDSDFVMDGSQPLDPRKTIFVGGVPRPLRAVELAMIMDRLYGGVCYAGIDTDPELKYPKGAGRVAFSNQQSYIAAISARFVQLQHGEIDKRVEVKPYVLDDQLCDECQGARCGGKFAPFFCANVTCLQYYCEYCWAAIHSRAGREFHKPLVKEGGDRPRHISFRWN